One Microplitis demolitor isolate Queensland-Clemson2020A chromosome 2, iyMicDemo2.1a, whole genome shotgun sequence DNA segment encodes these proteins:
- the LOC103568510 gene encoding uncharacterized protein LOC103568510, giving the protein MGTQPEVCWSVSHEWKAVVCYGIDCLYSNQFKIKNIEDIVFTIGIKMNELKTHLEVWVQKSNAELLNASIQLSVKDKFVKKKDVDEWKEICSFKNFLLFPSQLVARQVHDSYRGTNNYVYDVIINCKIILYNYMQDLVFDNFYDDLQQFLKSQELSDVTLVIGEVEIPAHKVVLAAHSPVFKAMLLSGMKEAKEGEIEIKNLDADIISEMLEYFYKGETKASFDTEVALKMMELAEIYQISKLKSICQNTLLNNMSIDNIFDIVDVADDHNIEKLREQAIKFMVQYSDRIFALKRFEQLFYKKSELMFELMTAVGKKK; this is encoded by the coding sequence atgggTACTCAACCTGAGGTTTGTTGGAGTGTCAGCCATGAATGGAAAGCAGTTGTATGTTATGGAATTGATTGTTTGtattcaaatcaatttaaaataaaaaatattgaggataTTGTATTTACTATTGGCATAAAGATGAATGAGCTAAAGACTCATCTTGAAGTATGGGTTCAGAAATCAAATGCGGAGTTATTAAACGCTTCTATTCAATTGTCGGTCAaagataaatttgtaaaaaagaaaGACGTTGACGAATGGAAAGAGATTTGCtcgtttaaaaactttttattattcccTTCGCAACTTGTAGCTCGGCAAGTCCACGATTCTTATCGCGGaactaataattatgtttacgACGTCATCATtaattgcaaaataattttgtataattatatgcaAGATCTAGTGTTTGATAATTTCTATGATGATCTTCAGCAGTTTCTTAAATCTCAAGAATTAAGTGATGTAACTTTAGTTATTGGTGAAGTCGAAATACCAGCTCACAAAGTTGTTCTCGCCGCTCACAGTCCAGTTTTTAAGGCCATGTTATTGTCTGGTATGAAGGAAGCTAAAGAAGGAgagatagaaataaaaaatcttgacGCCGACATTATCTCGGAAAtgcttgaatatttttataaaggaGAAACCAAAGCCAGCTTCGATACAGAAGTTGCATTGAAGATGATGGAACTAGctgaaatttatcaaatttcaaagCTCAAGAGTATTTGCCAGAATACTTTGCTGAATAATATGTccattgataatatttttgacatCGTTGATGTTGCAGATGAccataatattgaaaaattacgtGAACAAGCTATCAAATTTATGGTACAATATAGTGACAGAATTTTTGCATTGAAAAGATTTGAACAACTGTTTTATAAGAAATCGGAATTAATGTTTGAATTAATGACCGctgttggtaaaaaaaaataa
- the LOC103568468 gene encoding protein RER1 — protein MMQDEDLGGPAKRNPVIQAVTRISQIYQGYLDLWTPHTISRWIFAGFLVLVFVLRILIAQGWYIIIYALGIYHLNLFIGFLTPKSDPAMDYDDGEGPELPTKANEEFRPFIRRLPEFKFWYSVIKSTIIALSCTMFEVFNIPVFWPILVMYFITLFCITMKRQIKHMIKYRYLPFTHGKPKYQNHDGNMRVPAK, from the exons ATGATGCAAGATGAGGATCTTGGAGGTCCTGCTAAAAGGAATCCTGTTATTCAAGCTGTCACAAGGATATCACag atttatcaAGGTTACTTAGATCTTTGGACACCACATACAATATCCAGATGGATTTTTGCTGGATTTTTAGTTCTTGTATTTGTATTACGTATTCTTATAGCGcag GGATGGTATATTATCATCTATGCCTTGGGTATCTATCatcttaatttattcataggATTCCTTACGCCGAAAAGTGATCCAGCGATGGATTACGAtg ACGGAGAAGGTCCAGAGTTGCCAACAAAAGCTAACGAAGAGTTCCGACCATTTATTAGACGACTACCGGAATTCAAATTCTGGTACTCAGTAATTAAATCGACGATAATAGCATTAAGTTGTACGATGTTTGAAGTCTTCAACATTCCCGTCTTCTGGCCAATATTAGTTATGTATTTCATTACGTTATTCTGTATTACGATGAAACGACAAATCAAG CATATGATAAAATATCGTTACTTGCCTTTTACTCATGGCAAACCAAAGTACCAGAATCATGATGGCAATATGAGGGTACCAgctaaatga
- the LOC103568469 gene encoding speckle-type POZ protein B-like produces MSIEFEDVNTIRYEWKATVFKGIICLYSDQFTMKGINNNMSFNICLIFGIYNPNKIDVSIKKSNIDLVKATVHLSVPDQCEQVREIDGWKDICYFKDFLTFPGQLNKRQMYDSVAGNSYVYDVNIVCKITLHNYIKDVSPNNFYDELQHFFKSTNFSDITLIVGDTEIPAHRVILSANSPVFATMLLSDMKQSRQNFISIDKIDMEVTLEMLNFFYKGVTKASFDTDFALKMLEASDMYQANKLKNICEMTLLRNMTVENILTIVDIADDYNALELRRNAIRFIVSNSDKVFGLKKFEELFYRKPRLMFELMCTIDFIQ; encoded by the exons atgagtatTGAATTCGAAGATGTCAATACAATACGTTACGAATGGAAAGCAACAGTATTCAAAggaattatttgtttatattccGATCAATTTACAATGAAAGGTATCAACAACAACATGTCATTCAACATATGTCTAATATTCGGAATATATAATCCAAATAAAATAGACGTgtccataaaaaaatcaaacattGATCTCGTAAAAGCAACAGTGCATCTATCGGTGCCAGATCAGTGCGAACAAGTCCGCGAAATCGATGGTTGGAAAGACATTTGTTACTTCAAAGACTTCCTGACATTCCCTGGCCAATTAAATAAACGTCAAATGTACGATTCAGTTGCTGGTAATTCGTACGTCTACGACGTCAACATAGTCTGTAAAATAACTCTGCACAATTATATTAAAGACGTATCGCCAAATAACTTTTACGACGAGCTACAGCATTTTTTCAAGTCAACAAACTTTAGTGACATCACACTGATTGTAGGTGACACTGAAATTCCAGCTCATCGAGTTATTTTATCAGCAAATAGTCCAGTATTTGCTACGATGCTTCTCTCAGATATGAAGCAGTcaagacaaaattttattagtatagATAAAATAGATATGGAAGTTACTCTGGagatgttgaattttttttacaaaggtGTTACTAAAGCCAGTTTTGATACAGACTTTGCTCTTAAAATGTTGGAAGCTTCTGATATGTATCaggcaaataaattaaagaatatttgCGAAATGactttattaagaaatatgactgttgaaaatattttaacaattgtTGATATTGCTGATGATTATAACGCTTTGGAATTACGTAGAAATGCTATAAGATTTATCGTTAGTAATAGTGACAAAGTATTTGGACTTAAAAAGTTTGAAGAATTGTTTTACAGAAAGCCGCGATTGATGTTTGAGTTAATGTGTACtattg attttattcaataa